A section of the Streptomyces sp. V3I8 genome encodes:
- a CDS encoding DUF402 domain-containing protein, giving the protein MAEGGAVTDVESGGPAAYWNPGSQILWRYRENAGERFHIVRPVTVVRDDEELLAVWLAPGTQCTKPVLADGTPVHAEPLESRYTKPRTVQRDRWFGTGVLKLARPGQPWSVWLFWEPGWQFKNWYVNLEEPLARWAGGVDSEDHFLDISVHPDRSWGWRDEDEFAQAQRDGLMDERLAARVREAGRAAVEVIRRWGPPFSDGWERWRPDPAWSVPPLPDDWDRTPAYVST; this is encoded by the coding sequence ATGGCAGAGGGCGGAGCGGTGACAGACGTGGAATCGGGCGGTCCGGCGGCGTACTGGAACCCCGGGAGTCAGATCCTGTGGCGGTACCGGGAGAACGCCGGTGAGCGCTTCCACATCGTGCGTCCCGTGACCGTCGTGCGGGACGACGAGGAACTGCTCGCCGTCTGGCTGGCCCCGGGGACGCAGTGCACGAAGCCCGTCCTCGCGGACGGCACGCCGGTGCACGCGGAGCCGCTGGAGTCCCGCTACACCAAGCCGCGGACCGTGCAGCGCGACCGCTGGTTCGGCACGGGCGTGCTCAAGCTGGCGCGGCCGGGCCAGCCCTGGTCGGTGTGGCTGTTCTGGGAGCCGGGCTGGCAGTTCAAGAACTGGTACGTCAACCTGGAGGAACCGCTGGCCAGATGGGCCGGCGGGGTCGACTCCGAGGACCACTTCCTGGACATCTCGGTGCACCCGGACCGCAGTTGGGGCTGGCGCGACGAGGACGAGTTCGCGCAGGCCCAGCGGGACGGCCTGATGGACGAGCGGCTGGCGGCGCGCGTCAGGGAGGCCGGGCGGGCGGCGGTGGAGGTGATCCGGCGCTGGGGTCCGCCGTTCTCGGACGGCTGGGAGCGCTGGCGCCCCGATCCGGCCTGGTCCGTACCGCCCCTGCCGGACGACTGGGATCGCACGCCCGCGTACGTGTCCACATGA
- a CDS encoding ATP-binding SpoIIE family protein phosphatase, translating into MDSTRVTEHPTSHERRQPSAARPTAPADPRGALLRTPEPPVPGSAGLPAQGRIAGTPAPPGATDMPVPDARAAATGTPAASGPPAGSEGPPAPSGGHGPADPPAGSGPGRSQPSAREPGPHRPRPVPEAIVTQPGAEASVQQSGKDRRTGQSPAPGAPMPMRRDGDRLRFVGAATRRIARGIDLDEIVMGLCRATVPTFSDAILVYLRDPLPVGDERPTGPVVLRLRRTDRIPEDRDTEGFLLPALQPEPDVGVTAELCTVRPGGALNEVLRGVRPVFADAPAARAALPELIGDDLTVPGGQRAILAPLRGRRRVIGAALFLRRPDRPAFETDDLLVAAQLATHSALGIDKAVLYGREAYIADELQRTMLPETLPRPTGVRLASRYLPAAETARVGGDWYDAIPLPGSRVALVVGDVMGHSMTSAAIMGQLRTTAQTLAGLDLPPQEVLHHLDEQAQRLGTDRMATCLYAVYDPVAHRITIANAGHPPPVLLHLGGRAEVLRVPPGAPIGVGGVDFEAVELDAPAGATLLLYTDGLVESRLRDVWTGIEQLRERIAATAQLTGPDHPPPLEALCDEVLDMLGPGDRDDDIALLAARFDGIAPSDVALWHLDPEDSAPGRARRLARKALSRWDMEELTDSVELLVSEVVTNAVRYATRPVTLRLLRTDVLRCEVGDDVPQLPRLRNARATDEGGRGLYLVNKLARRWGATRLSTGKVVWFELNHG; encoded by the coding sequence ATGGATTCGACACGCGTGACGGAGCACCCCACCTCCCATGAGCGCCGGCAGCCGAGCGCTGCCCGGCCCACGGCCCCCGCGGACCCTCGCGGGGCGCTCCTGCGTACCCCTGAGCCGCCGGTACCGGGCTCAGCCGGTTTACCCGCGCAGGGACGGATCGCAGGCACCCCCGCACCGCCGGGGGCCACAGACATGCCCGTCCCGGACGCCCGGGCCGCCGCCACCGGCACGCCCGCCGCGTCGGGTCCCCCGGCCGGCAGCGAGGGCCCGCCCGCGCCCTCGGGAGGGCACGGCCCGGCCGACCCGCCCGCCGGGTCCGGTCCCGGGCGGTCCCAGCCGTCCGCGAGGGAGCCCGGCCCGCACCGTCCGCGGCCCGTGCCGGAGGCGATCGTGACCCAGCCAGGTGCCGAGGCGTCCGTCCAGCAGAGCGGCAAGGACCGCCGTACGGGGCAGAGCCCGGCGCCCGGCGCGCCCATGCCGATGCGCCGCGACGGCGACCGGCTGCGGTTCGTGGGCGCCGCCACCCGGCGGATCGCCCGCGGCATCGACCTCGACGAGATCGTGATGGGGCTGTGCCGGGCGACGGTCCCGACCTTCTCGGACGCGATCCTCGTCTATCTGCGCGATCCGCTGCCGGTGGGCGACGAGCGGCCGACCGGTCCCGTCGTGCTGCGGCTGCGGCGCACGGACCGGATCCCGGAGGACCGGGACACCGAGGGCTTCCTGCTGCCCGCGCTGCAGCCCGAGCCCGACGTGGGCGTCACCGCCGAGCTGTGCACCGTACGGCCCGGTGGCGCGCTGAACGAGGTGCTGCGCGGTGTGCGGCCCGTCTTCGCGGACGCGCCCGCCGCCCGGGCCGCGCTGCCCGAGCTGATCGGTGACGACCTGACCGTGCCGGGCGGCCAGCGCGCGATCCTCGCGCCGCTGCGCGGCCGGCGGCGGGTGATCGGTGCCGCGCTGTTCCTGCGCCGCCCCGACCGGCCCGCCTTCGAGACCGACGACCTGCTGGTCGCGGCGCAGCTCGCCACGCACAGCGCGCTCGGCATCGACAAGGCGGTGCTGTACGGGCGCGAGGCGTACATCGCGGACGAGCTGCAGCGCACCATGCTGCCCGAGACCCTGCCGCGGCCCACGGGCGTACGGCTGGCCTCCCGCTACCTGCCGGCCGCCGAGACGGCCCGGGTGGGCGGTGACTGGTACGACGCGATCCCGCTGCCCGGCAGCAGGGTCGCCCTCGTCGTCGGCGACGTCATGGGCCACTCCATGACCTCGGCGGCGATCATGGGCCAGCTGCGCACGACCGCGCAGACCCTCGCCGGGCTCGACCTGCCGCCGCAGGAGGTCCTGCACCATCTGGACGAGCAGGCCCAGCGGCTCGGCACCGACCGCATGGCGACCTGCCTGTACGCGGTGTACGACCCGGTCGCGCACCGCATCACCATCGCCAACGCCGGCCATCCGCCGCCGGTGCTGCTGCATCTGGGCGGGCGCGCCGAGGTCCTGCGCGTACCGCCGGGTGCCCCCATCGGCGTAGGCGGCGTGGACTTCGAGGCGGTCGAGCTGGACGCGCCCGCGGGCGCCACGCTGCTGCTCTACACCGACGGGCTCGTCGAGTCGCGGCTGCGGGACGTGTGGACCGGGATAGAGCAGCTGCGGGAGCGGATCGCCGCGACCGCGCAGCTGACCGGCCCCGACCACCCGCCGCCGCTGGAGGCGCTGTGCGACGAGGTGCTCGACATGCTCGGCCCGGGCGACCGGGACGACGACATCGCGCTGCTCGCCGCCCGCTTCGACGGGATCGCGCCCAGCGATGTCGCGCTCTGGCACCTCGACCCCGAGGACTCGGCACCCGGGCGGGCCCGGCGGCTGGCCCGCAAGGCCCTGTCGCGGTGGGACATGGAGGAGCTCACGGACTCCGTGGAGCTGCTGGTCAGTGAGGTCGTCACCAACGCGGTGCGGTACGCCACGCGGCCCGTCACCCTGCGGTTGCTCCGCACGGACGTGCTGCGCTGCGAGGTGGGGGACGACGTGCCGCAGCTGCCGCGGCTGCGCAACGCCCGGGCCACGGACGAGGGCGGGCGGGGCCTGTATCTGGTGAACAAGCTGGCCCGGCGCTGGGGGGCGACCCGGCTCAGCACCGGCAAGGTCGTGTGGTTCGAGCTGAACCACGGCTAG